A genomic region of Nocardioides plantarum contains the following coding sequences:
- the dnaG gene encoding DNA primase produces MAGRFRDEDIAAVRDKIRIDEVIGDYVTLRNAGSGSMKGLCPFHDEKTPSFNVSPSRGSYHCFGCQKGGDAIAFLQEIDGLTFVEALERLADKAGVQLRREDGDGRDDRPKGPPRQRLVEVNRAAQEYYAEQLVGPAAVEGRRFLQERGFDQATAEHFGMGFAPRDGEALLKHLRGRGFSQDEAVGAGVVAVGRSAYDRFRGRLLWPIRDPGGATIGFGARRIFDDDKIEAKYLNTPETTLYKKSQVLYGIDLARTSIGKTSQAVVVEGYTDVMACHLAGVTTAVASCGTAFGDDHTRVLRRFLDDHDQFRGEVIFTFDGDAAGQKAALKAFEGDQKFVSQTYVAVQPEGLDPCELRIRDGDAAVRDLIARRQPLYRFVLGNIIGKYDLDRADGRVDAMRECARLVASVRDQSKVTAFAQEISRMIGAEIDTNVVLGEVRRAAKRSPGAEAPAPEVARPARTALPDLRDPRFSIERETLKLVLQHPMAIGRTTADIGANDFTHPTYRGVWDLVAAAGGTVAGSDDPGWVARLRDAATEPEVASAISALAVEPLMKAPDATYVSRYVFKLLELTTLRRINEVKARLQRTNPETQTADYNKMFGELAALEQHRRTLRDRMADEQ; encoded by the coding sequence GTGGCTGGCCGGTTCCGAGACGAGGACATCGCAGCAGTCCGCGACAAGATCCGCATCGACGAGGTCATCGGCGACTACGTCACGCTGCGTAACGCCGGCAGCGGCTCGATGAAGGGCCTGTGCCCCTTCCACGACGAGAAGACACCGTCCTTCAACGTCAGTCCCTCGCGGGGCAGCTACCACTGCTTCGGCTGCCAGAAGGGCGGCGACGCGATCGCCTTCCTGCAGGAGATCGACGGGCTGACCTTCGTCGAGGCGCTCGAGCGGCTGGCCGACAAGGCCGGCGTCCAGCTGCGCCGCGAGGACGGCGACGGCCGTGACGACCGGCCCAAGGGCCCGCCCCGCCAGCGCCTGGTCGAGGTCAACCGCGCGGCCCAGGAGTACTACGCCGAGCAGCTCGTCGGTCCGGCCGCCGTCGAGGGCCGACGCTTCCTGCAGGAGCGCGGCTTCGACCAGGCCACCGCCGAGCACTTCGGCATGGGCTTCGCGCCGCGCGACGGCGAGGCTCTCCTCAAGCACCTGCGCGGGCGCGGGTTCAGCCAGGACGAGGCTGTCGGCGCCGGCGTCGTCGCGGTGGGCCGCTCGGCCTACGACCGGTTCCGCGGACGGCTGCTGTGGCCCATCCGGGACCCGGGCGGTGCGACGATCGGCTTCGGGGCGCGCCGCATCTTCGACGACGACAAGATCGAGGCCAAGTACCTCAACACCCCCGAGACCACGCTCTACAAGAAGAGCCAGGTCCTCTACGGCATCGACCTGGCCCGCACCTCCATCGGCAAGACCTCGCAGGCCGTCGTGGTCGAGGGCTACACCGACGTGATGGCCTGTCACCTCGCCGGTGTGACCACCGCCGTCGCCTCGTGCGGCACCGCCTTCGGCGACGACCACACCCGCGTGCTGCGCCGCTTCCTCGACGACCACGACCAGTTCCGCGGCGAGGTGATCTTCACCTTCGACGGCGACGCCGCCGGCCAGAAGGCCGCGCTCAAGGCCTTCGAGGGCGACCAGAAGTTCGTCTCCCAGACCTACGTCGCGGTCCAGCCCGAGGGGCTCGACCCGTGCGAGCTGCGCATCCGCGACGGCGACGCCGCCGTGCGCGACCTGATCGCCCGGCGCCAGCCCCTCTACCGCTTCGTCCTCGGCAACATCATCGGCAAGTACGACCTCGACCGCGCCGACGGTCGCGTCGACGCCATGCGCGAGTGCGCCCGCCTCGTGGCCTCGGTGCGCGACCAGTCCAAGGTGACGGCGTTCGCCCAGGAGATCAGCCGGATGATCGGCGCCGAGATCGACACCAACGTCGTCCTGGGGGAGGTACGCCGGGCCGCCAAGCGCTCGCCGGGCGCCGAGGCCCCCGCGCCCGAGGTCGCCCGGCCGGCCCGCACCGCCCTGCCCGACCTGCGCGACCCCCGCTTCTCGATCGAGCGCGAGACCCTCAAGCTCGTCCTGCAGCACCCGATGGCGATCGGCCGCACGACCGCCGACATCGGCGCCAACGACTTCACCCACCCGACCTACCGCGGCGTGTGGGACCTCGTCGCCGCCGCCGGTGGCACCGTCGCCGGCTCCGACGACCCCGGCTGGGTCGCCCGACTGCGCGACGCCGCCACCGAGCCCGAGGTCGCCTCGGCGATCAGCGCGCTGGCGGTCGAGCCGCTGATGAAGGCACCCGACGCGACCTACGTGTCGCGCTACGTCTTCAAGCTGCTCGAGCTCACCACCCTGCGCCGCATCAACGAGGTCAAGGCCCGTCTCCAGCGCACCAACCCCGAGACCCAGACAGCCGACTACAACAAGATGTTCGGAGAGCTCGCCGCGCTCGAGCAGCACCGGCGCACCCTCCGCGACCGGATGGCGGACGAGCAGTGA
- a CDS encoding VOC family protein produces the protein MDRTIPALPVGSVVAAASSYAERLGFEVVHLDPAGFAVVRRDAAEIHLWEASDTGWRVRPPADLVDRPVRTGAEDFLAGTASCRVSCGDPAEVDALHAELAAAGMLHPTDGGAPVDTDWGTREVAALDLDGNLLTFFARTQPPPR, from the coding sequence ATGGACCGCACCATCCCCGCCCTGCCCGTCGGATCGGTCGTCGCCGCGGCCTCGTCGTACGCCGAGCGGTTGGGCTTCGAGGTCGTCCACCTCGACCCCGCAGGGTTCGCCGTGGTGCGGCGCGACGCCGCCGAGATCCACCTCTGGGAGGCGTCCGACACCGGGTGGCGGGTCCGGCCCCCGGCGGACCTCGTCGACCGCCCCGTGCGCACCGGGGCCGAGGACTTCCTCGCCGGGACGGCCAGCTGTCGGGTCTCGTGCGGTGACCCGGCCGAGGTCGACGCGCTGCACGCCGAGCTCGCCGCCGCCGGGATGCTGCACCCGACCGACGGCGGGGCGCCGGTGGACACCGACTGGGGCACCCGGGAGGTCGCGGCGCTCGACCTCGACGGCAACCTGCTGACGTTCTTCGCGCGGACCCAGCCACCGCCGCGCTGA
- a CDS encoding LCP family protein: MTDEVPETPPEHRSRDRRAGRSSRFLLRRPRGYARGGARARRHRRRAQGLGSTLGLTALGAIVPGSGYLVAGRRWLGGAVLLGWLGTIAALVWYFSRGTDAALDFVFNPTAVRVAALGLGVALLVWAFVVVTSHRLLRPRDRPRSHTIIGNLMVVVLLVAGAAPIARAAQYAMATADGVDTVFQDDVESATAPQDVTEEDPWAGRARVNVLLLGGDAGEDRVGVRTDSVILASIDTKTGRTTLFSLPRNMMYAQFPKDSPLHDIYPNGYQTNQGDPGFDMLNAIYGQVPLLHPGVLGKSDNEGADAIKQAVSGSLGVPVDYYLLVNLKGFETVVDALGGITVNINQPVAIGGNSSAGIPPNRYLQPGPDQKLSGYNALWFARGRYGSDDYQRMDRQRCAINAMVEAADPATLLTRYLGIVKAGKEIVYTDIPRSIAPDFVSLLLRVKKGKLRSVVFKSSDKFDSGNPDYDYVRKTVDRALNPPPRKPGSNGAPRPDKTSEDPVDVCAYHPDGGTGTTDGGDDGTGTTGDTGDVAALEP; this comes from the coding sequence ATGACCGACGAGGTTCCCGAGACCCCGCCCGAGCACCGGTCCCGGGATCGCCGTGCCGGTCGGTCCTCCCGATTCCTCCTGCGTCGTCCGCGTGGCTACGCCCGGGGCGGTGCCCGCGCCCGTCGTCACCGGCGCCGCGCCCAGGGGCTGGGCAGCACGCTCGGCCTGACCGCCCTCGGCGCCATCGTCCCCGGGTCGGGCTACCTGGTCGCCGGTCGTCGCTGGCTCGGCGGCGCCGTCCTGCTCGGCTGGCTCGGCACCATCGCCGCCCTGGTCTGGTACTTCAGCCGCGGCACCGATGCCGCGCTCGACTTCGTGTTCAACCCCACCGCGGTCCGGGTGGCGGCCCTCGGTCTCGGCGTCGCCCTGCTCGTGTGGGCCTTCGTGGTCGTGACGTCCCACCGGCTGCTGCGTCCCCGCGACCGGCCGCGCTCCCACACCATCATCGGCAACCTGATGGTGGTGGTGCTGCTGGTGGCCGGGGCCGCCCCGATCGCTCGCGCGGCGCAGTACGCCATGGCCACCGCCGACGGCGTCGACACGGTCTTCCAGGACGACGTCGAGAGCGCCACCGCCCCCCAGGACGTCACCGAGGAGGACCCCTGGGCCGGCCGTGCCCGCGTCAACGTGCTGCTCCTCGGCGGCGACGCGGGCGAGGACCGGGTCGGTGTGCGCACCGACAGCGTCATCCTGGCCAGCATCGACACCAAGACCGGCCGGACCACGCTCTTCAGCCTGCCGCGCAACATGATGTACGCGCAGTTCCCGAAGGACTCGCCGCTGCACGACATCTATCCCAACGGCTACCAGACCAACCAGGGCGACCCCGGGTTCGACATGCTCAACGCGATCTACGGCCAGGTGCCGCTGCTGCACCCGGGCGTGCTCGGCAAGAGCGACAACGAGGGGGCCGACGCCATCAAGCAGGCGGTCTCGGGCAGCCTCGGCGTCCCGGTCGACTACTACCTGCTGGTCAACCTCAAGGGCTTCGAGACCGTCGTCGACGCGCTCGGCGGCATCACCGTCAACATCAACCAGCCCGTCGCGATCGGTGGCAACTCCAGCGCCGGCATCCCGCCCAACCGCTACCTGCAGCCCGGTCCCGACCAGAAGCTGAGCGGCTACAACGCCCTGTGGTTCGCCCGCGGCCGCTACGGCTCCGACGACTACCAGCGCATGGACCGCCAGCGCTGCGCCATCAACGCGATGGTCGAGGCCGCGGACCCGGCGACCCTGCTGACCCGCTACCTCGGCATCGTCAAGGCCGGCAAGGAGATCGTCTACACCGACATCCCGCGCTCGATCGCCCCCGACTTCGTCTCGCTGCTGCTCCGCGTCAAGAAGGGCAAGCTGCGCTCGGTCGTCTTCAAGTCCTCGGACAAGTTCGACTCCGGCAACCCCGACTACGACTACGTCCGCAAGACCGTCGACCGGGCGCTCAACCCGCCCCCGCGCAAGCCCGGGTCCAACGGCGCGCCCCGCCCCGACAAGACCAGCGAGGACCCCGTCGACGTGTGCGCCTACCACCCCGACGGCGGTACGGGCACCACCGATGGCGGCGACGACGGCACCGGGACGACCGGGGACACCGGCGACGTCGCCGCGCTGGAGCCCTGA
- a CDS encoding LysR family transcriptional regulator has product MELRQLECFVAVAEVSSFTEAARRLHTVQSGVSASIKNLERDVGARLFERGAGGVRLSVAGDALLPAARATLAAARAAREAVDRVTTGVSGVVSLGTLPSLDVVDLPALLARLRTEHPGIRVRLKGSSSGSSGLAQELARGDLDAALIANDGAGIPGVRLTWLLTAPVVALLPEDHRLAGRAGVRLAELADEQFIDFPAGFGNRRIVDEAYARLGLERTVTVEVTTVPDAGAYVRLGLGVSLVPFISEPPAGLCAVPIHRPALPWVLSLGTPATGTLSAPAQALIDLVPAYRGDLPPLPVGAPDRQD; this is encoded by the coding sequence GTGGAGCTGAGACAGCTGGAGTGCTTCGTCGCGGTGGCCGAGGTCAGCAGCTTCACCGAGGCCGCCCGCCGTCTGCACACCGTGCAGTCCGGCGTCTCGGCCTCGATCAAGAACCTCGAACGCGACGTGGGGGCGCGGCTGTTCGAGCGCGGCGCGGGTGGCGTTCGCCTGTCCGTGGCCGGTGACGCCCTGCTGCCGGCGGCGCGCGCCACCCTCGCCGCGGCCCGGGCGGCCCGCGAGGCGGTCGACCGGGTCACCACCGGTGTCTCCGGGGTCGTCAGCCTGGGGACGCTGCCGTCCCTCGACGTCGTCGACCTGCCGGCGCTGCTGGCCCGGCTGCGGACCGAGCACCCCGGCATCCGGGTGCGGCTCAAGGGGTCGAGCAGCGGCTCCAGCGGGCTCGCGCAGGAGCTGGCCCGAGGGGACCTCGACGCCGCGCTCATCGCCAACGACGGTGCCGGGATCCCCGGGGTGCGGCTGACCTGGCTGCTGACCGCACCGGTCGTCGCGCTGCTCCCCGAGGACCATCGCCTGGCCGGCCGGGCCGGCGTCCGCCTCGCCGAGCTGGCCGACGAGCAGTTCATCGACTTCCCGGCCGGGTTCGGCAACCGCCGGATCGTCGACGAGGCCTACGCCAGGCTGGGACTCGAGCGCACCGTGACCGTGGAGGTCACCACGGTGCCCGACGCGGGTGCCTACGTGCGGCTCGGGCTGGGGGTCAGCCTGGTGCCGTTCATCTCCGAGCCGCCGGCCGGACTGTGCGCGGTGCCGATCCACCGTCCCGCGCTGCCGTGGGTGCTCTCGCTCGGCACCCCGGCCACCGGGACGCTGAGCGCGCCCGCCCAGGCCCTGATCGACCTGGTCCCGGCGTATCGGGGCGACCTGCCCCCACTGCCCGTGGGAGCGCCGGACCGGCAGGACTGA
- a CDS encoding DUF305 domain-containing protein: protein MRTNRTVRTSRALGATALGLTLAFTVAACGDDTGDPNSASTEPSATEHNDADVTFASDMLQHHAQALSMVDLTQGRTLDPEVQAIADEIREAQAPEIESFSSWLTDWDEEVPATMRDHANADHDIDDSGDMGDSMEGMDTDMPGMMSANEMTALESAPDSEFQDMWLTMMIEHHTGAVQMANTETEGGQYKPAIDLARNIIESQSAEIETMKTLLD, encoded by the coding sequence ATGCGCACCAACCGCACCGTCCGTACGTCTCGCGCCCTTGGCGCAACCGCCCTCGGCCTCACCCTCGCCTTCACCGTCGCTGCCTGCGGCGACGACACCGGCGACCCGAACTCGGCGAGCACCGAGCCGTCCGCAACCGAGCACAACGACGCCGACGTCACCTTCGCCTCCGACATGCTCCAGCACCACGCCCAGGCACTGTCAATGGTCGACCTGACCCAGGGCCGCACCCTCGACCCCGAAGTCCAAGCCATCGCCGATGAGATCCGTGAGGCTCAGGCACCCGAGATCGAGAGCTTCAGCAGCTGGCTCACCGACTGGGACGAAGAAGTCCCCGCCACCATGCGCGACCACGCCAACGCCGACCACGACATAGACGACTCCGGCGACATGGGTGACTCGATGGAAGGCATGGACACCGACATGCCCGGCATGATGAGCGCCAACGAGATGACCGCCCTGGAATCCGCCCCCGACTCCGAGTTCCAGGACATGTGGCTCACCATGATGATCGAGCATCACACCGGAGCCGTGCAGATGGCGAACACTGAGACAGAAGGTGGTCAGTACAAGCCCGCTATCGACCTCGCCAGGAACATCATCGAGTCGCAGAGCGCAGAGATCGAGACCATGAAGACACTGCTCGACTGA
- a CDS encoding DUF3263 domain-containing protein — protein MPVDLRKRDRLTDTEQAILELERSWWKLTDAKETAVRDRFGWSSGHYYRQVSTLIDRPEALTADPLLVRRLRRLRDDRRDERSSRRRHPTARSGR, from the coding sequence ATGCCTGTCGACCTCCGCAAGCGCGACCGCCTCACCGACACCGAGCAGGCCATCCTCGAGCTCGAGCGTTCGTGGTGGAAGCTCACCGACGCCAAGGAGACCGCCGTACGCGACCGGTTCGGCTGGAGCTCGGGGCACTACTACCGACAGGTCAGCACCCTGATCGACCGCCCGGAGGCGCTCACGGCCGACCCGCTGCTGGTGCGCCGACTACGCCGGCTGCGCGACGACCGTCGCGACGAGCGCTCCTCGCGCCGACGGCACCCCACGGCCCGGTCCGGGCGGTAG
- a CDS encoding deoxyguanosinetriphosphate triphosphohydrolase → MPADDAFDRYDDTAAERLVVEPPKRVDAPVRTPYERDRARVVHAASSRRLAAKTQVVGPQSDDFVRNRLTHSLEVAQVARDLSRALGSQPDVAETAALAHDLGHPPFGHNGERALADVSHACGGFEGNAQTLRLLTRLEAKTFTEGPDGRSVGLNLTRATLDACTKYPWERASEGPDALKFGVYADDRPVFDWMRVDAPARRQCLEAQVMDLADDVAYSVHDVEDGIVAGRLDLTALDRPAVWDTLRAWYLPGARDADLDLVLDGLCAVGSWPTASYDGSRRHLAALKNLTSDLIGRFCGDVQQATFAAGDGPFVRYRASLVLPERTLLEIAVLKGIAAHYVMQAVDRVAALEHQRELLTELVAVLCDRGPDALDRPYADDWRAAADDAARLRVVVDQVASLTDASAVARHDRLTAT, encoded by the coding sequence ATGCCTGCCGACGACGCGTTCGACCGCTACGACGACACCGCCGCGGAGCGGCTCGTCGTCGAGCCGCCCAAGCGGGTCGACGCCCCGGTACGGACCCCCTACGAGCGCGATCGCGCGCGCGTCGTGCACGCCGCGTCGTCGCGTCGCCTGGCGGCCAAGACCCAGGTGGTCGGCCCGCAGTCCGACGACTTCGTGCGCAACCGGTTGACCCACTCCCTCGAGGTGGCCCAGGTCGCCCGCGACCTGTCCCGGGCCCTCGGCAGCCAGCCCGACGTGGCGGAGACCGCGGCGCTGGCCCACGACCTGGGGCACCCGCCGTTCGGTCACAACGGGGAGCGCGCCCTGGCCGACGTGAGTCACGCCTGCGGCGGCTTCGAGGGCAACGCCCAGACGCTGCGGCTGCTCACCCGGCTCGAGGCCAAGACCTTCACCGAGGGGCCCGACGGCCGCTCCGTCGGGCTCAACCTCACCCGCGCGACCCTCGACGCCTGCACCAAGTACCCCTGGGAGCGCGCCTCCGAGGGTCCCGACGCGCTGAAGTTCGGGGTCTACGCCGACGACCGGCCGGTCTTCGACTGGATGCGTGTCGACGCCCCGGCGCGTCGACAGTGCCTCGAGGCCCAGGTCATGGACCTCGCCGACGACGTCGCCTACTCCGTCCACGACGTCGAGGACGGCATCGTCGCCGGCCGCCTCGACCTCACCGCGCTGGACCGCCCGGCCGTCTGGGACACCCTGCGGGCCTGGTACCTCCCCGGTGCCCGCGACGCCGACCTCGACCTCGTGCTGGACGGCCTGTGCGCGGTCGGCAGCTGGCCCACCGCGTCGTACGACGGCAGTCGGCGACACCTCGCCGCGCTCAAGAACCTCACCAGCGACCTGATCGGGCGGTTCTGCGGCGACGTGCAGCAGGCGACGTTCGCCGCCGGCGACGGGCCGTTCGTCCGCTACCGCGCGAGCCTGGTGCTGCCGGAGCGGACGCTGCTCGAGATCGCGGTCCTCAAGGGCATCGCGGCCCACTACGTCATGCAGGCCGTCGATCGCGTCGCGGCGCTCGAGCACCAGCGCGAGCTGCTCACCGAGCTCGTCGCCGTGCTCTGCGACCGCGGGCCCGACGCCCTCGACCGGCCCTACGCCGACGACTGGCGCGCCGCGGCCGACGACGCCGCCCGCCTGCGGGTGGTCGTCGACCAGGTCGCCTCGCTCACCGACGCCTCCGCGGTGGCCCGCCACGACCGCCTCACCGCCACCTGA
- a CDS encoding MFS transporter: MPLFANPSRHDTSPTPSPTPAPAPAPRHDIGFWLVGGVFAAAMAFSTIPAPLYGYYRERDGFSTFMITVIFAAYGVGVIASLFLAGHTSDWFGRRRLIWAALAAETTAAVIFLVWPALPGLLVARVATGVGVGLVTATATAHMGELHAVSRPGQGPARADRMAVLANLGGLALGPLVAGLLAQYVAHPLTVPYLVFLVVFVVAAGLVWTVPETVDLGSPRPRYRPQRVSIPAVGRPQYYAVAVAAFAAFSILGLFTSVSSGFVSGTLHHTSPLLSGSITFVVFGAAATAQIAAAGVPADRQLRVGLALVAAGVLILTGGVWGSSLALFVVGGVLAGAGAGLSFKGALSTAAGLALPESRSEAIAGLLLVAFIGLVLPVVGIGVATTSVSLPSALLGFATGLLLVTAAVGIRLRSLAASPPN; the protein is encoded by the coding sequence GTGCCCCTCTTCGCGAACCCCAGCCGCCACGACACGTCCCCGACCCCCTCACCGACACCGGCACCGGCACCGGCACCCCGGCACGACATCGGGTTCTGGCTCGTCGGCGGTGTCTTCGCCGCGGCCATGGCGTTCTCGACGATCCCGGCCCCCCTCTACGGCTACTACCGGGAGCGGGACGGGTTCTCGACGTTCATGATCACCGTCATCTTCGCGGCGTACGGCGTCGGTGTGATCGCCAGCCTGTTCCTGGCCGGGCACACGTCGGACTGGTTCGGCCGGCGTCGTCTGATCTGGGCGGCGCTCGCCGCCGAGACGACCGCCGCCGTGATCTTCCTGGTCTGGCCGGCGCTGCCCGGACTGCTCGTCGCCCGGGTGGCGACCGGGGTCGGGGTCGGCCTGGTCACCGCCACGGCCACCGCGCACATGGGCGAGCTGCACGCGGTGAGCAGGCCCGGACAGGGCCCGGCCCGCGCCGACCGGATGGCGGTGCTGGCCAACCTGGGCGGGCTGGCGCTGGGCCCGCTCGTCGCGGGCCTCCTGGCGCAGTACGTCGCGCACCCGCTGACCGTGCCCTACCTGGTGTTCCTGGTGGTCTTCGTCGTCGCGGCGGGACTGGTGTGGACGGTGCCCGAGACCGTCGACCTGGGCTCCCCGCGCCCCCGGTACCGGCCGCAGCGGGTCAGCATCCCCGCCGTGGGCCGGCCGCAGTACTACGCGGTGGCGGTGGCGGCGTTCGCCGCGTTCTCCATCCTCGGCCTGTTCACCTCGGTCTCGTCCGGGTTCGTCTCCGGCACCTTGCACCACACCTCCCCCCTGCTCTCCGGGAGCATCACCTTCGTGGTCTTCGGTGCGGCCGCGACGGCGCAGATCGCGGCGGCCGGGGTGCCGGCCGACCGGCAGCTGCGGGTCGGGCTCGCACTGGTGGCGGCGGGGGTGCTGATCCTCACCGGCGGGGTCTGGGGCTCCTCCCTGGCGCTCTTCGTGGTCGGTGGGGTGCTCGCCGGTGCGGGCGCCGGCCTGTCGTTCAAGGGCGCGCTCTCGACCGCGGCCGGGCTCGCCCTGCCGGAGTCGCGCAGCGAGGCGATCGCCGGCCTGCTGCTGGTCGCCTTCATCGGGCTGGTGCTGCCCGTCGTGGGCATCGGTGTCGCCACGACGAGCGTGTCGCTCCCGAGCGCCCTGCTCGGGTTCGCGACCGGCCTGCTCCTGGTGACCGCCGCGGTCGGCATCCGCCTGCGCTCGCTCGCGGCGTCGCCCCCGAACTGA
- a CDS encoding 2-hydroxyacid dehydrogenase, whose protein sequence is MSEPLVWLPFDPADLGDPPTGLRYEVVDPVDGDVPDSIGDVRFYVPPYRLGPEVAGVISSMPRLEVVQTLTAGVDNVRGAIPDGVTLCSGRGIHDASTAELAVTLALASLRGVPDFVRAQQRHAWAGGWRSSLADSRVLVVGYGAIGRAIEARLAPFEVEVVRVARTARPASPDGDGPVHGFTDLPELVPDADVIVLVVPLTDETRGLVDRDFLARMKQGALLVNVARGPVVVTDDLLAALSSRRITAAIDVADPEPLPGDHPLWDAPGLLVSPHVGGMTSAMWPRAHRLVRDQLHRWAAGEVLHNRMTGAY, encoded by the coding sequence GTGTCCGAACCCCTCGTCTGGCTGCCCTTCGACCCCGCCGACCTCGGCGACCCGCCGACCGGCCTGCGCTACGAGGTCGTCGACCCCGTCGACGGCGACGTGCCCGACAGCATCGGCGACGTGCGGTTCTACGTGCCGCCCTACCGCCTGGGTCCCGAGGTGGCCGGCGTGATCTCGTCGATGCCTCGCCTCGAGGTCGTCCAGACCCTGACCGCCGGTGTCGACAACGTCCGCGGCGCGATCCCCGATGGCGTGACGCTGTGCAGCGGGCGCGGCATCCACGACGCCTCGACCGCCGAGCTCGCCGTGACCCTGGCCCTCGCCTCGCTGCGCGGCGTGCCCGACTTCGTGCGCGCCCAGCAGCGCCACGCCTGGGCCGGCGGGTGGCGGTCGTCGCTGGCCGACTCCCGCGTCCTGGTCGTCGGGTACGGCGCCATCGGCCGCGCCATCGAGGCGCGGCTGGCGCCGTTCGAGGTCGAGGTCGTCCGCGTCGCCCGGACCGCCCGCCCGGCGAGCCCGGACGGGGACGGCCCGGTGCACGGGTTCACCGACCTGCCTGAGCTCGTTCCCGACGCGGACGTGATCGTGCTCGTCGTACCCCTGACCGACGAGACGCGCGGGCTGGTCGACCGCGACTTCCTGGCGCGCATGAAGCAGGGCGCCCTGCTGGTCAACGTCGCCCGCGGTCCGGTCGTCGTGACCGACGACCTCCTCGCCGCGCTCTCGTCCCGGCGGATCACCGCGGCGATCGACGTCGCCGACCCGGAGCCCCTGCCCGGCGACCACCCTCTGTGGGACGCCCCCGGTCTGCTCGTCAGCCCGCACGTCGGCGGCATGACCAGTGCGATGTGGCCGCGGGCCCACCGCCTGGTCCGCGACCAGCTGCACCGCTGGGCTGCCGGAGAGGTTCTCCACAACCGGATGACAGGCGCCTACTGA
- a CDS encoding DUF72 domain-containing protein has translation MGDIRIGISGWRYPRWRGDFYPRGLRQRDELAYAAARLGTIEVNGSFYSLQRPSSYAAWRAAVPEDVVLAIKGARFVTHLKKLRDVEAPLANFFGSGPLALGDQLGPVLWQLPERLHFDAERLTAFFDLLPRTVGELVALAERHDDKLKEDRSLLVPTSSPDRPVQHVLEFRHRRYAEPEALDLLLRHDIGCVVADSAGRWPRTEAVTSGVVYVRLHGDQELYASGYSPQALDRWAEKCRGWAEGADVYVYFDNDARGHAPWDAMALQERLGLTRPGTPSRPRTG, from the coding sequence GTGGGTGACATCCGGATCGGCATCTCGGGGTGGCGGTACCCCCGCTGGCGCGGCGACTTCTATCCCCGGGGGCTGCGCCAGCGCGACGAGCTGGCCTACGCGGCCGCTCGGCTCGGCACGATCGAGGTCAACGGCTCGTTCTACTCGTTGCAGCGGCCGTCGTCGTACGCCGCCTGGCGCGCGGCGGTGCCCGAGGACGTCGTCCTCGCGATCAAGGGCGCGCGGTTCGTCACCCACCTGAAGAAGCTGCGCGACGTCGAGGCCCCATTGGCCAACTTCTTCGGCTCCGGGCCGCTGGCGCTCGGCGACCAGCTCGGTCCGGTGCTGTGGCAGCTGCCCGAGCGCCTCCACTTCGACGCGGAGCGACTGACGGCCTTCTTCGACCTGCTCCCCCGCACCGTCGGCGAGCTCGTCGCCCTGGCCGAGCGGCACGACGACAAGCTGAAGGAGGACCGCAGCCTGCTCGTGCCGACGTCCTCCCCCGACCGGCCGGTCCAGCACGTCCTGGAGTTCCGGCACCGCAGATACGCCGAGCCGGAGGCCCTCGACCTCCTCCTGCGCCACGACATCGGGTGCGTGGTCGCCGACAGCGCCGGGCGCTGGCCCCGGACGGAGGCGGTCACCAGTGGCGTGGTCTACGTGCGGCTGCACGGCGACCAGGAGCTGTACGCCAGCGGGTACTCACCGCAGGCGCTCGACCGGTGGGCGGAGAAGTGTCGCGGCTGGGCCGAGGGGGCCGACGTCTACGTCTACTTCGACAACGACGCGCGGGGTCACGCGCCCTGGGACGCGATGGCGCTCCAGGAGCGCCTCGGGCTCACCCGACCCGGTACGCCGTCGCGCCCCCGGACCGGCTGA